One Campylobacter sp. MIT 12-8780 DNA window includes the following coding sequences:
- the dsbD gene encoding protein-disulfide reductase DsbD, with protein sequence MRIFLIFFLFLNLSWAEFLQPNEAFKLRSYADEVGVYFDFDIADTIYLYQKELKIKLDDKDITALLNLPASIEKNNEQRYYANVELFIPQILLKKELANKNEALLELSYQGCAEAGFCYRPLKKSFTLKQDQGSYKLSELADTKKMKKRNEFNKDGFFLTLLSFFGYGLLLSLTPCTLPMIPILSSLILAKSTQTPSKKRAFWLSFIFVFFMSLAYALAGIVTALVGASVQGFLQHPLVLSFFAFIFVLLALACFGVFHLQMPSKIQNFIIKKQSSKTKGVLSLASMGFLSALIIGPCVAAPLAAALLYIAKSADIVLGGASLFVLSFGMGVPLLFVGLGLGFLKAGAWMQRVNIFFGFLMLAMAIWICSRFLAMPYILIAFGVLGVFFVSFMGIFDGLNSNYAKAKKALLILVLAYSLSLFLGGLFGGKSLLNPFHLNSNASNSQNLNSLEFENISTLKELEAKLQQSKKPILLYFTASWCENCKLLDAFTFSDKKVQELLQNYSLLKIDISKGDDEELKIMKKFEVFAPPVMFIFKDGVKKEQIIGFVGADEFLNSL encoded by the coding sequence ATGCGTATTTTTCTGATATTTTTCCTTTTTTTAAATCTAAGCTGGGCTGAATTTTTACAACCAAATGAAGCATTTAAACTCCGTTCTTATGCTGATGAAGTAGGGGTTTATTTTGATTTTGATATCGCTGATACGATTTATTTGTATCAAAAAGAACTGAAAATCAAACTTGATGATAAAGACATCACTGCTTTGCTTAACCTGCCTGCAAGTATTGAAAAAAACAACGAACAAAGATATTATGCGAATGTAGAGCTTTTTATCCCACAAATTTTACTCAAAAAAGAGCTTGCTAACAAAAACGAGGCTTTGCTAGAACTTTCATATCAAGGCTGTGCTGAAGCTGGGTTTTGCTATCGCCCTTTGAAAAAAAGTTTTACACTAAAGCAAGATCAAGGCAGTTATAAGCTTAGCGAACTTGCAGATACAAAAAAGATGAAAAAGCGAAATGAATTCAACAAAGATGGCTTTTTTCTTACCTTGTTAAGCTTTTTTGGATATGGACTTTTACTTTCTCTTACTCCTTGCACCCTGCCGATGATCCCCATACTTTCATCGCTCATACTTGCAAAAAGCACGCAAACACCAAGTAAAAAACGAGCCTTTTGGCTTTCTTTTATCTTTGTGTTTTTTATGTCTTTAGCTTATGCTTTAGCTGGCATTGTTACGGCTTTAGTTGGTGCAAGCGTGCAAGGCTTTTTACAACATCCTTTAGTGCTTAGCTTTTTTGCCTTTATTTTTGTGCTTTTAGCTCTTGCTTGTTTTGGGGTATTTCATCTTCAAATGCCAAGCAAGATACAAAATTTCATCATCAAAAAACAAAGCTCAAAAACAAAAGGTGTGCTTAGCCTTGCAAGTATGGGCTTTTTATCAGCTCTTATCATAGGACCTTGCGTGGCTGCACCTTTGGCTGCTGCTTTGCTTTATATCGCAAAAAGTGCTGATATAGTGCTTGGCGGGGCTTCTCTTTTTGTTTTGAGTTTTGGTATGGGCGTTCCGCTTTTATTTGTAGGGCTTGGACTTGGGTTTTTAAAGGCTGGGGCATGGATGCAAAGGGTAAATATCTTTTTTGGTTTTTTAATGCTTGCTATGGCGATTTGGATCTGCTCTCGCTTTTTAGCTATGCCTTATATACTCATTGCTTTTGGGGTGCTTGGGGTGTTTTTTGTAAGTTTTATGGGAATTTTTGATGGGCTTAATTCAAACTACGCAAAGGCTAAAAAGGCTCTTTTAATACTTGTTTTAGCCTATAGTTTGAGCTTATTTTTAGGAGGATTATTTGGCGGAAAAAGCCTTTTAAATCCTTTTCATCTCAACTCAAATGCCTCAAATTCACAAAATTTAAACTCACTTGAGTTTGAAAATATTAGCACTCTTAAGGAGCTTGAAGCAAAACTACAGCAAAGTAAAAAGCCGATTTTGCTGTATTTTACAGCTTCTTGGTGTGAAAACTGCAAGCTTTTAGATGCTTTTACTTTTTCAGATAAAAAAGTGCAAGAGCTTTTACAAAACTACAGCTTGCTTAAAATCGACATTAGCAAGGGTGATGATGAAGAACTTAAAATAATGAAAAAATTTGAAGTTTTTGCCCCACCTGTTATGTTTATCTTTAAAGATGGTGTAAAAAAAGAGCAAATCATCGGCTTTGTGGGAGCTGATGAGTTTTTAAATTCGCTTTGA
- the dnaK gene encoding molecular chaperone DnaK has product MAKVIGIDLGTTNSCVAVFERGESKVIPNKEGKNTTPSVVAFTDKGEVLVGDSAKRQAVTNPEKTIYSIKRIMGLMFNEDKAKEAEKRLPYHIVDRNGACAVEIAGKVYTPQEISAKVLMKLKEDAEAFLGEQVVDAVITVPAYFNDAQRKATKEAGTIAGLNVLRIINEPTSAALAYGLDKKESEKIVVYDLGGGTFDVTVLETGDNVVEVLSTGGDAFLGGDDFDNKLIDFLASEFKNEQGIDLKNDVMALQRLKEAAETAKKELSSATETEVNLPFITADASGPKHLVKKITRAKFESMIESLVGETISKINEVVKDAGLNKDEVKEIVMVGGSTRVPLVQEEVKKAFNKELNKSVNPDEVVAIGAAIQGAVIKGDVKDVLLLDVTPLSLGIETLGGVMTKIIEKGTTIPTKKEQTFSTAEDNQSAVTINVLQGEREFSRDNKSLGNFNLEGIPPAPRGMPQIEVSFDIDANGILTVSAKDKATGKAQEIKITGSSGLSEEEIEKMVKDAELHKEEDKKRKEAVEARNQAEALVHQVEKSLSELGEKISEEDKTNITKALDELKELLKNENASKEEIEEKVKNLSAVSHKLAESMYKKDDTAGNDKKKKDDDVIDAEVE; this is encoded by the coding sequence ATGGCAAAAGTTATAGGAATAGACTTAGGAACAACAAATTCTTGTGTAGCTGTCTTTGAAAGAGGCGAAAGCAAGGTGATCCCAAACAAAGAAGGTAAAAACACAACCCCTTCAGTAGTAGCTTTTACTGATAAGGGCGAGGTTTTAGTAGGTGATAGTGCAAAGCGTCAAGCTGTAACAAACCCTGAAAAAACCATTTATTCTATAAAAAGGATTATGGGGCTTATGTTTAATGAGGATAAGGCTAAGGAAGCTGAAAAACGCCTACCTTATCACATAGTCGATAGGAACGGAGCTTGTGCAGTTGAAATCGCTGGCAAGGTTTATACTCCTCAAGAAATTTCAGCTAAGGTTTTAATGAAGCTTAAAGAAGACGCTGAAGCTTTTTTGGGCGAACAAGTTGTTGATGCGGTAATCACCGTGCCAGCGTATTTTAACGACGCTCAAAGAAAGGCGACAAAAGAAGCTGGAACCATAGCCGGACTTAATGTCTTAAGAATCATCAACGAGCCAACTTCGGCTGCGCTTGCGTATGGGCTTGATAAAAAAGAAAGCGAAAAGATAGTTGTCTATGATCTAGGTGGGGGAACCTTTGATGTTACCGTGCTTGAAACAGGTGATAATGTCGTAGAAGTACTTTCAACCGGAGGGGACGCTTTCTTAGGAGGCGATGATTTTGATAATAAGCTTATAGATTTTTTAGCAAGTGAGTTTAAAAACGAACAAGGTATAGACTTAAAAAATGATGTTATGGCTTTACAAAGACTTAAAGAAGCCGCTGAAACAGCCAAAAAAGAACTCAGCTCAGCCACTGAAACAGAGGTAAATTTACCTTTCATCACAGCTGATGCAAGCGGTCCAAAACACCTTGTGAAAAAAATCACTCGTGCTAAATTTGAAAGCATGATAGAAAGCCTTGTGGGCGAGACTATCTCAAAGATTAACGAAGTCGTAAAAGATGCTGGCTTAAACAAAGATGAAGTCAAAGAAATCGTTATGGTAGGTGGTTCAACTCGTGTGCCTTTGGTGCAAGAAGAAGTGAAAAAAGCCTTTAATAAAGAGCTTAATAAAAGCGTAAATCCTGATGAGGTTGTAGCTATTGGTGCAGCTATTCAAGGTGCTGTGATAAAAGGTGATGTTAAAGATGTGCTTTTACTTGATGTAACTCCGCTATCTTTGGGTATTGAAACCTTAGGTGGAGTGATGACTAAGATCATAGAAAAAGGCACAACCATACCAACTAAAAAAGAACAAACCTTCTCAACAGCTGAAGACAATCAAAGTGCGGTTACTATCAATGTCTTACAAGGCGAGAGAGAATTTAGCCGCGATAATAAATCCTTAGGAAATTTCAACCTTGAAGGCATTCCACCAGCTCCAAGAGGTATGCCACAAATTGAAGTAAGCTTTGATATAGACGCTAATGGTATTTTAACTGTTTCAGCAAAAGACAAGGCTACAGGCAAGGCTCAAGAGATCAAAATCACAGGCTCAAGTGGTTTAAGTGAAGAAGAGATCGAAAAAATGGTAAAAGACGCCGAGCTTCACAAAGAAGAGGATAAAAAACGCAAAGAAGCTGTAGAAGCTAGAAATCAAGCCGAAGCTTTAGTGCATCAAGTCGAAAAATCTCTAAGCGAACTTGGCGAAAAGATAAGTGAAGAGGATAAAACAAATATCACTAAGGCTTTGGATGAGCTTAAAGAACTGCTTAAAAATGAAAATGCAAGCAAAGAAGAAATAGAAGAAAAGGTTAAAAACCTAAGCGCTGTTTCTCACAAACTTGCTGAAAGTATGTATAAAAAAGATGATACTGCAGGCAATGACAAAAAGAAAAAAGATGATGATGTTATTGATGCTGAAGTAGAATGA
- a CDS encoding sodium-dependent transporter, with the protein MQRQTWSNTLTYILTVAGATIGFGATWRFPYLVGENGGAAFVLVFCLAMIFIGIPVILVENVIGRKAHTNSVDAFGGKITKDKSVSKTWQGVGYMGLLGSFGIMAYYMVLGGFVLVYIFHLLFGNFDLSSPITKEYAASFYEQNIEYNPLFIGIFTSIFVLINFFILRKGIIDGIEKSVKLLMPLLFICLLVVIIRNLSLDGAFKGVEYYLKPDFSKILAFDKASAKLFIDVLGQVFFALSLGFGVMITLSSHLKKDENLIKTATYTGILNTLIAVLAGFMIFPVLFSVGLSPDKGPSLVFETLPIAFSYVKFGTFICALFFILLLIAALTTSLPIYQVIISVLEEKFKFSKKTAINLTLGGIFVLGNIPCILTYGPWRDVVLIKGKNIFDSFDFVSGNILFVLTAFLCCIYVGWVMKDEAIKELQSGSRAKTFIRIWYYYVKFIVPCIIALIFYFGIVG; encoded by the coding sequence ATGCAAAGACAAACTTGGAGCAACACGCTTACTTATATACTTACCGTTGCTGGAGCGACGATTGGCTTTGGGGCAACTTGGCGTTTTCCTTATCTTGTGGGTGAAAATGGCGGAGCGGCTTTTGTGCTGGTTTTTTGCCTTGCAATGATTTTTATAGGCATTCCTGTGATCTTAGTTGAAAATGTTATAGGACGAAAAGCCCATACGAACAGCGTTGATGCTTTTGGTGGTAAAATCACAAAAGATAAAAGTGTGAGTAAGACTTGGCAGGGCGTTGGGTATATGGGGCTTTTGGGAAGCTTTGGGATCATGGCGTATTATATGGTGCTTGGGGGCTTTGTGCTGGTGTATATTTTCCATCTTTTATTTGGGAATTTTGATCTTTCAAGCCCTATCACCAAAGAATACGCCGCTTCATTTTATGAACAAAATATAGAGTATAATCCGCTTTTTATCGGCATTTTTACGAGCATTTTTGTTTTGATAAATTTTTTCATTTTACGCAAAGGTATTATCGATGGCATAGAAAAATCAGTCAAGCTTCTTATGCCTTTACTTTTCATCTGCTTGCTTGTTGTTATCATTAGAAATTTAAGCTTAGATGGCGCATTTAAGGGCGTTGAGTATTATTTAAAGCCTGACTTTAGTAAAATTTTAGCCTTTGATAAGGCTTCAGCAAAACTTTTCATCGATGTTTTAGGACAAGTATTTTTTGCGCTTTCTCTTGGTTTTGGCGTAATGATCACGCTTTCATCTCATCTTAAAAAAGATGAAAATCTCATCAAAACAGCCACTTACACCGGTATTTTAAACACGCTTATTGCTGTTTTAGCTGGCTTTATGATCTTTCCGGTGCTCTTTAGCGTAGGGCTTAGCCCAGATAAAGGTCCTTCACTTGTGTTTGAAACTCTTCCCATAGCCTTTTCTTATGTAAAATTTGGCACCTTTATATGTGCTTTATTTTTTATCCTGCTTTTAATCGCTGCACTCACGACTTCTTTGCCTATATATCAAGTTATCATTAGTGTTTTAGAGGAAAAATTTAAGTTCAGTAAAAAAACAGCCATTAATCTTACTTTGGGTGGAATTTTCGTGCTTGGAAATATCCCTTGCATACTGACTTATGGACCTTGGCGCGATGTAGTGCTGATAAAGGGCAAAAATATCTTTGATAGCTTTGATTTTGTAAGTGGCAATATCTTATTTGTTTTAACGGCTTTTTTATGTTGTATCTATGTGGGCTGGGTGATGAAAGATGAGGCGATTAAGGAGCTTCAAAGTGGTTCAAGGGCAAAGACTTTTATTAGAATTTGGTATTATTATGTCAAATTCATCGTCCCTTGTATCATCGCTTTGATTTTTTATTTTGGTATAGTAGGCTAA
- a CDS encoding DNA-deoxyinosine glycosylase: protein MLLYHPFEPFFDENSRILILGSFPSLKSRELGFYYQNKNNRFYQILELLFNLAPKSLTKQESQKAFLKAYKIALWDIFKSCDITKSKDESINLKDINTKANDLSFVLEKAPIKAVFTTGKIAHKGFCHFYANFKQNYPSVFYHTLPSSSSANARFSLEKLVDEYKLIKAYL from the coding sequence ATGCTTTTATACCACCCCTTTGAGCCATTTTTTGATGAAAACTCAAGGATTTTAATACTTGGCAGTTTTCCTTCACTTAAATCAAGAGAATTAGGCTTTTACTATCAAAATAAAAACAATCGCTTTTATCAAATTTTAGAGCTTCTTTTTAACTTAGCTCCTAAAAGCTTAACTAAGCAAGAAAGTCAAAAAGCTTTTTTAAAAGCTTATAAAATAGCTCTTTGGGATATTTTTAAAAGCTGTGATATAACAAAGTCAAAAGATGAGAGTATAAATTTAAAAGATATAAATACCAAAGCAAACGATTTAAGCTTTGTGCTTGAAAAAGCCCCTATAAAAGCAGTTTTTACTACAGGCAAAATCGCTCACAAAGGCTTTTGTCATTTTTATGCAAATTTCAAGCAAAATTATCCTAGCGTGTTTTATCATACTTTGCCTTCAAGCTCAAGTGCAAATGCTCGTTTTAGCTTAGAAAAACTCGTTGATGAGTATAAACTCATCAAAGCCTATCTTTAG
- the grpE gene encoding nucleotide exchange factor GrpE yields the protein MKEQEHLDQEQNLETSNEAENLASDEQNELESLKAENAELKDRYLRANAEFENIKKRMEKEKASALAYANEGFAKDLLDVIDALEAASSVEAKDEVSEKIKEGVKNTLDLFLKKLEKHGIKQIEALSEFDPNLHEAMFHQESSDHKSGAIIQVLQKGYQIGDRIVRPAKVSVAK from the coding sequence GTGAAAGAACAAGAACACTTAGATCAAGAACAAAATCTTGAAACTTCAAACGAGGCTGAGAATTTAGCTAGCGATGAGCAAAACGAACTTGAAAGCTTAAAGGCTGAAAATGCTGAGTTAAAAGATAGGTATTTAAGAGCTAATGCTGAATTTGAAAATATCAAAAAAAGAATGGAAAAAGAAAAAGCTTCAGCTCTAGCTTATGCAAATGAAGGCTTTGCAAAGGATTTACTTGATGTGATCGATGCCTTAGAAGCAGCAAGTAGCGTTGAGGCCAAAGATGAAGTGAGTGAGAAAATCAAAGAAGGAGTGAAAAATACTTTAGATTTATTTCTTAAAAAGCTTGAAAAGCACGGTATCAAGCAAATTGAAGCTCTAAGTGAGTTTGATCCAAATTTACATGAGGCTATGTTTCATCAAGAAAGTAGCGATCATAAAAGTGGAGCCATCATACAAGTGCTTCAAAAAGGCTATCAAATAGGCGATAGAATTGTCCGCCCAGCTAAAGTAAGTGTGGCAAAATAA